In Manis pentadactyla isolate mManPen7 chromosome 11, mManPen7.hap1, whole genome shotgun sequence, one DNA window encodes the following:
- the DCAF4 gene encoding DDB1- and CUL4-associated factor 4 isoform X2 encodes MPSLKVYMHENLYFTNQKVNSVCWASLNHLDSHILLCLMGIAETLGCATLLPASLFISSHPAGDQPGMLCSFRIPGAWSCAWSLNIQASNCFSTGLSRRVLVTNVVTGHRQSFGTGSDVLAQKFAVLSPLLFNGCRSGEIFAIDLRCRNQGKGWKATHLFHDSAVTSVQILREEQNLMASDMAGTIKLWDLRTSKCIRQYEGHVNEYAHLPLHVHEEEGIMVAVGQDCYTRIWSLRDAQLLRTIPSPHPTSKADIPSVAFSSQLGGFRGAPGLLMAVQQDLYCFSYS; translated from the exons ATGCCCTCGCTCAAAGTGTATATGCATGAAAACCTCTACTTTACCAACCAGAAG GTGAACTCTGTGTGCTGGGCCTCACTGAATCACCTGGATTCCCACATTCT GCTGTGCCTCATGGGAATTGCAGAAACTCTAGGCTGTGCCACCCTCCTCCCAGCATCGCTGTTCATCAGTAGCCACCCAG CAGGAGACCAGCCTGGCATGCTGTGCAGTTTCCGGATCCCTGGGGCCTGGTCCTGTGCTTGGTCCCTGAACATCCAAGCGAGTAATTGTTTTAGTACAG GCTTGTCTCGGCGGGTTCTGGTGACCAACGTGGTGACGGGACACCGGCAGTCATTTGGGACCGGCAGTGATGTCCTGGCCCAGAAGTTTGCTGTCCTG TCTCCTTTGCTGTTTAACGGCTGTCGTTCCGGGGAAATCTTTGCCATTGATCTGCGCTGTCGAAATCAGGGCAAGGGCTGGAAGGCCACCCACCTGTTCCATGACTCAGCAGTGACCTCTGTGCAGATCCTCCGAGAAGAGCAGAACCTGATGGCGTCCGACATGGCGGGGACG ATCAAGCTGTGGGACCTGCGGACCAGTAAGTGTATAAGGCAATATGAAGGTCACGTGAACGAGTATGCCCACCTGCCCCTACACGTGCACGAGGAAGAAGGAATCATGGTGGCAG TGGGCCAGGACTGCTACACGAGAATCTGGAGCCTCCGTGATGCCCAGCTGCTGAGAACCATCCCCTCCCCGCACCCCACCTCCAAGGCCGACATTCCCAGCGTGGCCTTCTCTTCTCAGCTCGGAGGCTTCCGGGGAGCGCCAGGGCTGCTCATGGCTGTTCAGCAGGACCTTTATTGTTTCTCGTACAGTTAA